One genomic segment of Aquipuribacter nitratireducens includes these proteins:
- a CDS encoding prepilin peptidase, protein MTALAWFLVGALGLVGLAIGSFLNVVVHRVPAGRSVVHPPSACPRCGNRIRPRDNVPVLGWLLLRGRCRDCGEPISPRYPLVELGTGVAFALVTWFVLDALAGERSTLVLPALLYLAAITVALGLIDLDVRRLPDAIVLPSYVVLVVLLGLASIAEGDWWPFVRALIGGASGFVFYFALAIAYPAGMGFGDVKLAGVLGLVLGWFGWGALLVGVFSGFLLGAMVSVLFIGLRLATRKSLIPFGPYMLAGCWIGVTVGGPLFSAYLRLVGLS, encoded by the coding sequence GGTTCCTTCCTCAATGTCGTCGTCCACCGGGTGCCGGCGGGGCGGTCCGTCGTCCACCCGCCGAGCGCCTGCCCACGCTGCGGCAACCGGATCCGGCCGCGCGACAACGTCCCCGTGCTGGGGTGGCTGCTGCTGCGCGGACGCTGCCGTGACTGCGGCGAACCGATCAGCCCCCGCTACCCGCTCGTCGAGCTGGGGACCGGTGTCGCCTTCGCCCTCGTCACGTGGTTCGTCCTCGACGCACTGGCAGGGGAGCGATCGACGCTCGTGCTGCCCGCGCTGCTGTACCTCGCGGCCATCACCGTCGCGCTCGGGCTCATCGACCTCGACGTCCGCCGCTTGCCGGACGCCATCGTGCTGCCGAGCTACGTCGTGCTCGTCGTGCTCCTCGGTCTCGCGAGCATCGCCGAGGGCGACTGGTGGCCCTTCGTCCGCGCGCTCATCGGCGGCGCGAGCGGATTCGTCTTCTACTTCGCCCTCGCGATCGCCTACCCGGCAGGTATGGGCTTCGGTGACGTCAAGCTCGCCGGGGTGCTCGGCCTGGTGCTCGGCTGGTTCGGGTGGGGCGCGCTGCTCGTCGGCGTGTTCTCCGGCTTCCTGCTCGGGGCCATGGTGAGCGTGCTTTTCATCGGGCTCAGGCTGGCGACGCGGAAGTCGCTCATCCCGTTCGGGCCGTACATGCTCGCGGGCTGCTGGATCGGTGTGACCGTCGGCGGTCCGCTCTTCTCGGCCTACCTGCGTCTCGTCGGGTTGTCCTGA
- a CDS encoding shikimate kinase, producing MSPIPGVDGPLVVLVGPPGAGKSTVAAALARLLGTEARDTDSDVEARAGRTVSEIFLYDGEPAFRDLEREAVATALAEHTGVLALGGGAPVDPATRELLQPQRVVFLDVGLAAAARRIGMDAPRPLLLDSPRATWTRLMDARRPVYTEVADLVVTTTEVDADAVAAQVVDHFDDLRARARATAEQGSST from the coding sequence GTGAGCCCCATCCCCGGCGTCGACGGTCCCCTCGTCGTCCTCGTCGGGCCCCCGGGCGCCGGCAAGAGCACGGTCGCCGCCGCGCTCGCCCGCCTCCTCGGCACCGAGGCCCGGGACACCGACAGCGACGTCGAGGCCCGCGCCGGGCGCACCGTCTCCGAGATCTTCCTCTACGACGGCGAGCCCGCCTTCCGCGACCTCGAGCGCGAGGCCGTCGCGACCGCGCTCGCCGAGCACACCGGCGTGCTCGCCCTCGGCGGTGGCGCGCCCGTCGACCCCGCCACGCGCGAGCTCCTGCAGCCGCAGCGCGTCGTGTTCCTCGACGTCGGCCTCGCGGCCGCCGCCCGGCGCATCGGCATGGATGCCCCGCGACCGCTCCTCCTCGACTCCCCGCGCGCGACGTGGACGCGGCTCATGGACGCCCGCCGACCCGTCTACACCGAGGTCGCCGACCTCGTCGTCACCACCACCGAGGTCGACGCCGACGCCGTGGCCGCCCAGGTCGTCGACCACTTCGACGACCTCCGCGCGCGAGCACGCGCGACCGCCGAGCAGGGGAGCAGCACGTGA
- the aroQ gene encoding type II 3-dehydroquinate dehydratase, whose amino-acid sequence MSTTGVLVLNGPNLGRLGTREPDVYGHATHDDLVALVAAAAERLGLDPEVRQSDDEADIVRWLHEAVDTRRHVVINPAAFTHYSYALRDAAALVSGAGLVLVEVHISNPHGREAFRRHSVVSPVATGVIAGFGLDGYRLALDAVARHAA is encoded by the coding sequence GTGAGCACGACCGGCGTCCTCGTCCTCAACGGACCGAACCTCGGTCGGCTCGGCACCCGGGAGCCCGACGTCTACGGCCACGCGACCCACGACGACCTCGTCGCGCTCGTCGCCGCTGCCGCCGAGCGGCTCGGTCTCGACCCGGAGGTCCGGCAGAGCGACGACGAGGCCGACATCGTCCGCTGGCTCCACGAGGCCGTCGACACCCGACGGCACGTCGTGATCAACCCGGCCGCCTTCACGCACTACTCGTACGCCCTGCGGGACGCGGCCGCGCTCGTGAGCGGGGCGGGGCTCGTCCTCGTCGAGGTCCACATCAGCAACCCGCACGGACGCGAGGCGTTCCGCCGGCACAGCGTCGTCAGCCCTGTCGCGACCGGGGTAATCGCCGGTTTCGGTCTCGACGGCTACCGCCTGGCGCTCGACGCGGTCGCCCGACACGCCGCCTGA
- the pyrR gene encoding bifunctional pyr operon transcriptional regulator/uracil phosphoribosyltransferase PyrR → MPSDQRPSDQQPPPEEPVLAAHERTVVSADDVDRVTQRIAHELLERNRRAEDLVLLGIPTRGVPLAERLADAVAGIEGVRPPTGTLDVTMYRDDLRRHPTRGLTATEVPVDVTDRVVVLVDDVLFSGRTIRAALDAVADLGRPRAVRLVVLVDRGHRELPIRADHVGRNLPTAADERVSVRLREVDGSDGVDIVRPVGGGTGGAGGGAA, encoded by the coding sequence GTGCCGTCCGACCAGCGACCGTCCGACCAGCAGCCACCGCCCGAGGAGCCCGTGCTCGCCGCCCACGAGCGGACCGTCGTCAGCGCCGACGACGTCGACCGGGTCACCCAGCGGATCGCCCACGAGCTGCTCGAGCGCAACCGCCGCGCCGAGGACCTCGTCCTCCTCGGCATCCCCACGCGGGGGGTGCCGCTCGCCGAGCGCCTCGCCGACGCCGTCGCGGGTATCGAGGGGGTGCGGCCGCCGACCGGCACCCTCGACGTCACGATGTACCGGGACGACCTGCGTCGTCACCCCACGCGAGGACTGACCGCGACCGAGGTGCCGGTCGACGTCACCGACCGTGTCGTCGTCCTCGTCGACGACGTCCTGTTCTCCGGCCGCACGATCCGGGCGGCGCTCGACGCCGTCGCCGACCTCGGTCGGCCCCGGGCCGTCCGTCTCGTCGTGCTCGTCGACCGGGGGCACCGCGAGCTCCCCATCCGCGCCGACCACGTCGGGCGCAACCTGCCGACCGCCGCCGACGAGCGCGTCTCGGTGCGGCTGCGGGAGGTCGACGGCAGCGACGGCGTCGACATCGTCCGCCCGGTCGGCGGCGGCACGGGCGGCGCAGGGGGAGGCGCGGCGTGA
- the efp gene encoding elongation factor P, with amino-acid sequence MATTNDLKNGMVLNIDGNLWSVVEFQHVKPGKGPAFVRTKLKNVLSGKVVDKTFNAGIKVETATVDKRDMQYLYADGDDFVFMDSSTYDQMHVGKDVVADASDFMLENQDVIVAVHEGTPLYVELPASVELEVTYTEPGLQGDRSTGGTKPATLETGREIQVPLFLETGTKVKVDTRSGDYLGRVS; translated from the coding sequence ATGGCGACGACGAACGACCTCAAGAACGGCATGGTCCTCAACATCGACGGCAACCTGTGGTCGGTGGTCGAGTTCCAGCACGTGAAGCCGGGGAAGGGCCCCGCCTTCGTCCGCACGAAGCTGAAGAACGTCCTGTCCGGCAAGGTCGTCGACAAGACGTTCAACGCGGGCATCAAGGTCGAGACCGCCACCGTCGACAAGCGCGACATGCAGTACCTGTACGCCGACGGCGACGACTTCGTCTTCATGGACAGCTCGACGTACGACCAGATGCACGTGGGCAAGGACGTCGTCGCCGACGCCTCCGACTTCATGCTGGAGAACCAGGACGTCATCGTCGCCGTCCACGAGGGCACGCCGCTCTACGTCGAGCTGCCCGCCTCCGTCGAGCTCGAGGTGACGTACACCGAGCCCGGCCTCCAGGGCGACCGCTCCACGGGCGGCACCAAGCCCGCCACCCTCGAGACCGGCCGCGAGATCCAGGTGCCCCTCTTCCTCGAGACGGGCACCAAGGTCAAGGTCGACACCCGGTCCGGGGACTACCTCGGGCGCGTCAGCTGA
- the aroB gene encoding 3-dehydroquinate synthase, whose product MSTTAHDAPTVVRVDGPEPYDVVIGHRLLDRLPGVLGDGVRKVLVVHPRALRSTGDAVREDLAANGYEAVTAEVPDGEEAKTAQVAAFCWQVLGQAAFTRTDAVVGVGGGAVTDLAGFVAATWLRGVRVVHLPTTLLGMVDAAVGGKTGINTAEGKNLVGSFHPPAGVLADLSALQTLPEFDLRAGLAEVVKCGFIADPDILTLCEQQPDEAVRWDSPVLAELVERAVTVKAAVVGEDLTEAGLREVLNYGHTFGHAIELVERYTWRHGAAVSVGMVYAAELGRLAGHLPERVVDRHRTILTRLGLPIVYRGDRWSALYDAMRRDKKSRGATLRFVVLDAAGRPTRLEGPDPALLQAAYVEVSDT is encoded by the coding sequence GTGAGCACGACGGCGCACGACGCGCCCACCGTCGTCCGGGTCGACGGGCCCGAGCCGTACGACGTCGTCATCGGCCACCGGCTGCTCGACCGCCTGCCCGGCGTGCTCGGCGACGGCGTCCGCAAGGTGCTCGTCGTCCACCCGCGGGCGCTGCGCTCCACCGGCGACGCCGTCCGCGAGGACCTCGCTGCGAACGGCTACGAGGCCGTCACCGCCGAGGTGCCCGACGGGGAGGAGGCGAAGACCGCCCAGGTCGCCGCGTTCTGCTGGCAGGTGCTCGGGCAGGCCGCCTTCACCCGCACCGACGCCGTCGTCGGCGTGGGCGGTGGCGCCGTCACCGACCTCGCCGGCTTCGTCGCCGCCACGTGGCTGCGTGGCGTCCGCGTCGTCCACCTCCCGACGACGCTGCTCGGCATGGTCGACGCGGCCGTCGGCGGCAAGACCGGCATCAACACCGCCGAGGGAAAGAACCTCGTCGGCTCCTTCCACCCGCCGGCCGGCGTCCTCGCCGACCTGTCGGCGCTGCAGACCCTGCCCGAGTTCGACCTGCGGGCCGGCCTCGCCGAGGTCGTGAAGTGCGGCTTCATCGCCGACCCGGACATCCTCACCCTCTGCGAGCAGCAGCCCGACGAGGCCGTCCGCTGGGACAGCCCCGTCCTCGCCGAGCTCGTCGAGCGCGCCGTCACCGTCAAGGCCGCCGTCGTGGGGGAGGACCTCACCGAGGCCGGTCTGCGCGAGGTCCTCAACTACGGCCACACGTTCGGGCACGCCATCGAGCTCGTCGAGCGGTACACGTGGCGTCACGGCGCCGCCGTGAGCGTCGGCATGGTGTACGCCGCCGAGCTGGGCCGCCTCGCCGGGCACCTGCCGGAGCGGGTCGTCGACCGGCACCGGACGATCCTCACGCGCCTCGGCCTGCCCATCGTCTACCGGGGGGACCGGTGGTCGGCGCTTTACGACGCGATGCGGCGGGACAAGAAGAGCCGCGGCGCGACCCTCCGCTTCGTCGTCCTCGACGCGGCGGGGCGGCCCACCCGGCTCGAGGGTCCCGACCCCGCGCTGCTGCAGGCGGCGTACGTCGAGGTCAGCGACACGTGA
- a CDS encoding EAL domain-containing protein, with amino-acid sequence MAITLPERRTPSGVRPGDHLPHRGRRDVPLAAPTVLELRRAVSADRLVVAHQPIVSLDDGALRGSETLVRWLHPRLGLLLPDRFLPLVRLAGVSAALDLLVLRAACRRLAASPLLPPASVNVSRAALLTPGFVPAVLHTLRDHGLDGSRVQLELSEQLTLADLAAASEELRALRVAEVRVVLDDLGAGNTTLQHVRALRPAWVKVDRSLVAGVDRTPGHLDTIRRVVDLAGSLGAGVTAEGVERPEEVSSLVDAGCERGQGWLFGRPVLQVGERLVAPAADGSTRAAG; translated from the coding sequence GTGGCGATCACCCTCCCGGAGCGGCGGACCCCCTCCGGCGTCCGTCCGGGTGACCACCTCCCGCACCGGGGCCGTCGCGACGTGCCGCTCGCGGCGCCGACGGTCCTCGAGCTGCGACGGGCGGTGAGCGCCGACCGGCTCGTCGTCGCCCACCAGCCCATCGTGTCCCTCGACGACGGCGCGCTCCGCGGCAGCGAGACCCTCGTCCGCTGGCTGCACCCGCGGCTCGGTCTGCTGCTGCCCGACCGCTTCCTCCCGCTCGTCCGGCTCGCGGGCGTCTCCGCCGCGCTCGACCTCCTCGTGCTCCGGGCGGCGTGCCGCCGCCTCGCGGCGTCGCCCCTGCTGCCCCCGGCGAGCGTCAACGTGTCGCGAGCCGCGCTGCTGACCCCGGGCTTCGTCCCGGCGGTGCTCCACACCCTGCGCGACCACGGCCTCGACGGCTCCCGCGTCCAGCTGGAGCTGTCGGAGCAGCTGACCCTCGCCGACCTCGCGGCAGCGAGCGAGGAGCTGCGGGCGCTGCGGGTCGCGGAGGTCCGGGTCGTGCTCGACGACCTCGGTGCCGGGAACACGACGCTGCAGCACGTGCGGGCGCTGCGTCCGGCGTGGGTGAAGGTCGACCGCAGCCTCGTCGCCGGCGTCGACCGCACGCCGGGGCACCTCGACACCATCCGCCGGGTCGTCGACCTCGCCGGCTCCCTCGGCGCCGGGGTGACCGCCGAGGGCGTCGAGCGTCCCGAGGAGGTCTCCTCGCTCGTCGATGCCGGCTGCGAGCGCGGCCAGGGCTGGCTGTTCGGCCGCCCCGTCCTGCAGGTCGGCGAGCGCCTGGTGGCGCCGGCGGCGGACGGGAGCACCCGCGCCGCCGGATAG
- the pilM gene encoding type IV pilus assembly protein PilM — MAARTAIGLDIGTSGVRAAELTFGRHGVRLEKFGQVAVPAGAVRDGEVVEPVSVAEAIKELWGATRFSSKQVVLGVANQRVVVRNVELPWLPVAELRKSLGLQVADLLPMPVEQAVLDFHPVEEVRGDRGRMIRGMLVAASRDVVLANVRCAERAGLTPTSVDLTSFAVLRSLGSGAFGDGATEALIDVGARVTNIVVHTAGVPTFVRILLMGGQDITDALAERVGSSLAEAEGLKHVVGMDRQAGPEFTNASRAVEATAQSLVDEIRGSLDYYSSTTPGAPVERVVVSGGGSLLRGLTDRLGQAVRVPVEVGDPMKDMSIGKTGLDDDQLALVRPLAAVPVGLAMGAAR, encoded by the coding sequence GTGGCAGCACGAACCGCCATCGGTCTCGACATCGGGACCTCGGGCGTGCGCGCCGCCGAGCTGACGTTCGGCCGGCACGGGGTGAGGCTCGAGAAGTTCGGCCAGGTGGCCGTCCCGGCAGGCGCGGTGCGCGACGGCGAGGTCGTCGAGCCCGTGAGCGTCGCCGAGGCCATCAAGGAGCTGTGGGGCGCGACGCGCTTCTCCAGCAAGCAGGTCGTCCTCGGGGTCGCCAACCAGCGCGTCGTCGTCCGCAACGTCGAGCTGCCGTGGCTCCCGGTGGCAGAGCTCCGCAAGAGCCTCGGCCTCCAGGTGGCCGACCTGCTCCCGATGCCGGTCGAGCAGGCCGTCCTCGACTTCCACCCCGTCGAGGAGGTACGAGGCGACCGCGGGCGCATGATCCGCGGCATGCTCGTCGCCGCCTCCCGCGACGTCGTCCTCGCGAACGTCCGCTGCGCGGAGCGCGCGGGCCTCACGCCGACGAGCGTCGACCTCACGAGCTTCGCGGTCCTCCGTTCGCTCGGGTCCGGCGCCTTCGGCGACGGTGCGACGGAGGCACTCATCGACGTCGGCGCCCGCGTGACGAACATCGTCGTTCACACCGCCGGCGTCCCGACCTTCGTCCGCATCCTCCTCATGGGCGGGCAGGACATCACCGACGCCCTCGCCGAGCGCGTCGGCAGCTCGCTCGCGGAGGCCGAGGGCCTCAAGCACGTGGTCGGCATGGATCGTCAGGCCGGCCCGGAGTTCACCAACGCCTCCCGCGCCGTCGAGGCGACCGCGCAGTCGCTCGTCGACGAGATCCGCGGCTCCCTCGACTACTACTCCTCGACGACGCCGGGCGCCCCCGTCGAGCGCGTCGTCGTCTCCGGCGGCGGCTCGCTCCTGCGCGGGCTCACCGACCGGCTCGGCCAGGCGGTGCGTGTACCCGTCGAGGTCGGCGACCCCATGAAGGACATGTCGATCGGCAAGACCGGCCTCGACGACGACCAGCTCGCGCTCGTGCGCCCGCTCGCCGCCGTCCCGGTCGGCCTCGCGATGGGAGCAGCCCGATGA
- the aroC gene encoding chorismate synthase yields the protein MRWTTAGESHGPALVGVVEGVPAGVAVTSDDLVRVLARRRLGYGRGARMKFEQDRVRVLGGVRHGCTMGGPVAIEVENTEWPKWETVMSADPVPADELAGLARNAPLTRPRPGHADLVGMQKYGFDDARPVLERASARETAARVALGAVAAALLEQAAGVRLVSHTVAIGPVEVPEGSPLPGPDDVDALDADPVRCHDPATSEAMVAEIDACRRDGDTLGGVVEVLAYGLPPGLGSHVSADRRLDGRLAGALMGIQAMKGVEIGDGFTTARRRGSAAHDEIETGDDGRLRRRTGRAGGTEGGMSTGDVLRVRAAMKPISTVPRALDTVDVATGEKAVAINQRSDVCAVPASGVVAEAVVALVLADALLEKFGGDSVTETARNVRSYLAALDERGLA from the coding sequence ATGCGCTGGACCACCGCCGGGGAGAGCCACGGCCCCGCCCTCGTCGGCGTCGTGGAGGGCGTGCCCGCCGGGGTCGCCGTCACGAGCGACGACCTCGTCCGCGTCCTCGCCCGCCGCCGGCTCGGCTACGGCCGCGGCGCCCGGATGAAGTTCGAGCAGGACCGGGTCCGCGTGCTCGGCGGCGTCCGGCACGGCTGCACGATGGGCGGCCCGGTCGCGATCGAGGTCGAGAACACCGAGTGGCCGAAGTGGGAGACGGTGATGAGCGCCGACCCCGTGCCGGCCGACGAGCTCGCCGGTCTCGCGCGCAACGCCCCGCTCACCCGGCCGCGACCCGGCCACGCCGACCTCGTCGGCATGCAGAAGTACGGCTTCGACGACGCCCGTCCCGTCCTCGAGCGCGCGAGCGCCCGCGAGACCGCGGCCCGCGTCGCCCTCGGCGCCGTAGCCGCCGCCCTGCTCGAGCAGGCCGCCGGTGTCCGGCTCGTCAGCCACACCGTCGCCATCGGCCCGGTCGAGGTGCCCGAGGGTTCGCCGCTGCCCGGCCCGGACGACGTCGACGCCCTCGACGCCGACCCGGTCCGCTGTCACGACCCCGCGACGAGCGAGGCGATGGTCGCCGAGATCGACGCGTGCCGGCGCGACGGCGACACCCTCGGCGGGGTCGTCGAGGTCCTCGCGTACGGCCTCCCACCGGGCCTCGGCAGCCACGTCTCGGCGGACCGCCGCCTCGACGGCCGCCTCGCCGGTGCCCTCATGGGCATCCAGGCGATGAAGGGCGTCGAGATCGGCGACGGGTTCACCACGGCCCGCCGCCGCGGGTCCGCCGCCCACGACGAGATCGAGACCGGCGACGACGGGAGACTCCGGCGGCGCACCGGCCGCGCCGGCGGCACCGAGGGCGGCATGAGCACGGGCGACGTCCTGCGCGTGCGGGCCGCCATGAAGCCGATCAGCACCGTGCCCCGGGCACTCGACACCGTCGACGTCGCGACGGGGGAGAAGGCCGTCGCCATCAACCAGCGCTCCGACGTGTGCGCCGTCCCGGCCTCCGGTGTCGTCGCCGAGGCCGTGGTCGCACTCGTCCTCGCCGACGCGCTGCTGGAGAAGTTCGGCGGCGACTCCGTCACCGAGACCGCTCGCAACGTGCGCTCGTACCTCGCCGCGCTCGACGAGCGGGGGCTCGCGTGA
- a CDS encoding PilN domain-containing protein, with translation MSTQPGAVTETTTVVPLTAEFPLARVDLLPPEVLADRRFKKTKGWLALAVVGSLALCGGAYAWAAADANAAAEELAVEQARTSELTSEAAQYAEVPAIIATKDRAETALETAMASDIQWYRYLAQMASVTPEGVWFTNVTATANAEGAGASGATGDPLAPVDSVADVVTIGKALSYEDVATWMDRLETVTGYDHVLFSTTTLNDDTADEPYVDFQVSTKVLPEAYSDRYAPKAE, from the coding sequence ATGAGCACCCAGCCCGGTGCGGTGACCGAGACGACGACAGTCGTCCCCCTCACCGCCGAGTTCCCCCTCGCGCGCGTCGACCTGCTGCCCCCCGAGGTGCTGGCCGACCGCCGCTTCAAGAAGACGAAGGGGTGGCTCGCCCTCGCCGTCGTGGGCTCGCTCGCCCTGTGCGGCGGGGCCTACGCGTGGGCGGCCGCCGACGCGAACGCCGCCGCCGAGGAACTTGCCGTCGAGCAGGCCCGGACGTCGGAGCTGACGTCGGAGGCCGCGCAGTACGCCGAGGTCCCGGCCATCATCGCGACCAAGGACCGTGCCGAGACGGCGCTCGAGACCGCCATGGCGTCCGACATCCAGTGGTACCGCTACCTCGCGCAGATGGCGTCCGTGACGCCGGAGGGCGTGTGGTTCACGAACGTGACCGCGACCGCGAATGCCGAGGGAGCCGGAGCGTCGGGGGCCACCGGGGACCCGCTCGCGCCCGTCGACAGCGTCGCGGACGTCGTGACCATCGGGAAGGCCCTCAGCTACGAGGACGTCGCGACGTGGATGGACCGGCTCGAGACGGTGACCGGCTACGACCACGTCCTGTTCTCCACGACGACGCTCAACGACGACACCGCCGACGAGCCGTACGTCGACTTCCAGGTCAGCACCAAGGTGCTGCCCGAGGCGTACTCCGACCGCTACGCACCGAAGGCCGAGTGA
- a CDS encoding transcriptional regulator produces the protein MATDYARALGSRLRAIRTQQGLSLHGVEEKSQGRWKAVVVGSYERGDRAVTVQRLAELADFYGVPVQALLPDGAPVGSAEPPPRLVLDLERLMNVPAEKAGPLARYAQTIQSQRGDYNGKVLSIRADDLRSLAVIYDLPPAALVDQLITWQVLDADARRAVLD, from the coding sequence GTGGCAACCGACTACGCACGAGCGCTGGGGTCCCGTCTCCGCGCCATCCGCACCCAGCAGGGCCTGTCCCTCCACGGCGTCGAGGAGAAGTCGCAGGGCCGCTGGAAGGCGGTCGTCGTCGGCTCCTACGAGCGCGGCGACCGGGCCGTCACCGTCCAGCGTCTCGCCGAGCTCGCCGACTTCTACGGCGTCCCCGTCCAGGCGCTCCTCCCCGACGGCGCGCCCGTCGGCTCGGCGGAGCCGCCGCCGCGGCTCGTCCTCGACCTCGAGCGGCTCATGAACGTGCCCGCCGAGAAGGCCGGCCCGCTCGCCCGGTACGCGCAGACGATCCAGTCCCAGCGCGGCGACTACAACGGCAAGGTCCTGTCGATCCGCGCCGACGACCTCCGCTCGCTCGCGGTGATCTACGACCTGCCCCCGGCGGCGCTCGTCGACCAGCTCATCACGTGGCAGGTACTCGACGCCGACGCCCGTCGCGCCGTCCTCGACTGA
- the nusB gene encoding transcription antitermination factor NusB, whose amino-acid sequence MSARHKARKRALDVLFEAEQRRLDPLQVLARRIAAAEPPIPEYAVTLVEGVVAHREGIDEALSTYAQGWTLDRMPAVDRTILRLGTWELVHNDDVPDDVVISEAVTLATELSTDESPRFVNGLLGRLRDLKATLEV is encoded by the coding sequence CTGAGCGCCCGGCACAAGGCGCGCAAGCGGGCCCTCGACGTCCTCTTCGAGGCCGAGCAGCGCCGCCTCGACCCGCTCCAGGTGCTCGCGCGGCGCATCGCCGCCGCCGAGCCGCCGATCCCCGAGTACGCCGTCACCCTCGTCGAGGGTGTCGTCGCGCACCGCGAGGGGATCGACGAGGCCCTGTCGACGTACGCCCAGGGCTGGACCCTCGACCGGATGCCCGCGGTCGACCGGACCATCCTGCGGCTCGGCACGTGGGAGCTCGTCCACAACGACGACGTCCCGGACGACGTCGTCATCAGCGAGGCCGTGACGCTCGCGACAGAGCTGTCGACGGACGAGTCGCCCCGCTTCGTCAACGGGCTGCTCGGCCGCCTGCGCGACCTCAAGGCGACGCTCGAGGTCTGA
- a CDS encoding aspartate carbamoyltransferase catalytic subunit, producing MRHLLSTADLTREEAVELLDTAEAMAATQQREIKKLPTLRGRTVVNLFYEDSTRTRISFEAAAKRLSADVINFAAKGSSVSKGESLKDTAATLQAMGADAVVIRHPASGAPHRLAAAGWTRGAVLNAGDGTHEHPTQALLDAFTLRRHLRDGAGDLAGARVAIVGDVLHSRVARSNVHLLDTLGAHVTLVAPPTLLPVGVEAWPCATSFALDDVLPDVDAVMMLRVQAERMNAAFFPSEREYSRRYGLDARRLRALPGHAVVLHPGPMNRGLEISADAADSTRAVILEQVTNGVAVRMAALYLLLTGGEEAA from the coding sequence GTGAGGCACCTGCTGTCGACCGCCGACCTCACCCGCGAGGAGGCCGTCGAGCTGCTCGACACCGCCGAGGCGATGGCCGCCACCCAGCAGCGGGAGATCAAGAAGCTGCCGACGCTGCGGGGGCGCACCGTCGTCAACCTCTTCTACGAGGACTCCACGCGCACCCGCATCTCGTTCGAGGCCGCCGCCAAGCGGCTGAGCGCCGACGTCATCAACTTCGCCGCCAAGGGCTCGAGCGTGTCGAAGGGCGAGAGCCTCAAGGACACCGCCGCCACGCTCCAGGCGATGGGAGCCGACGCCGTCGTCATCCGCCACCCCGCCAGCGGCGCCCCGCACCGGCTCGCCGCCGCCGGCTGGACGCGCGGGGCCGTCCTCAACGCCGGCGACGGCACCCACGAGCACCCCACCCAGGCGCTGCTCGACGCGTTCACGCTGCGCCGGCACCTGCGCGACGGCGCCGGGGACCTCGCCGGGGCGCGTGTCGCGATCGTCGGGGACGTCCTGCACTCCCGGGTGGCCCGCTCCAATGTCCACCTGCTCGACACCCTCGGTGCCCACGTCACCCTCGTCGCCCCGCCGACCCTCCTGCCGGTCGGGGTGGAGGCGTGGCCGTGCGCGACGTCGTTCGCCCTCGACGACGTCCTGCCCGACGTCGACGCCGTCATGATGCTGCGGGTCCAGGCGGAGCGGATGAACGCGGCGTTCTTCCCCAGCGAGCGGGAGTACTCCCGCCGCTACGGCCTCGACGCCCGTCGCCTGCGTGCGCTGCCGGGGCACGCGGTGGTGCTCCACCCCGGGCCGATGAACCGCGGGCTCGAGATCAGCGCCGACGCCGCCGACAGCACGCGCGCCGTCATCCTCGAGCAGGTGACGAACGGCGTCGCCGTCCGCATGGCCGCCCTGTACCTGCTGCTGACCGGGGGAGAGGAGGCCGCGTGA